Proteins from a genomic interval of Arachis hypogaea cultivar Tifrunner chromosome 10, arahy.Tifrunner.gnm2.J5K5, whole genome shotgun sequence:
- the LOC112715787 gene encoding uncharacterized protein: protein MATKILSPVAMITVLALLCLVTMVLADGKSSTPYLRLSSDDASERQNAASSSSPPASCPVKCFRTDPVCGVDGVTYWCGCAEAECAGAKVAKMGFCEVGNGVSTPLSGQALLLVHIVWLIVLAFSMQDVH from the coding sequence ATGGCCACAAAGATTCTTTCTCCAGTTGCAATGATCACTGTTCTTGCCCTCCTCTGCCTCGTCACAATGGTCTTAGCCGACGGAAAATCCTCCACGCCATATCTCCGGTTATCTTCGGATGACGCCAGCGAACGACAGAAcgcagcatcatcatcatcgccGCCGGCATCGTGCCCCGTGAAATGCTTCCGTACGGACCCGGTTTGCGGCGTGGACGGCGTGACGTACTGGTGTGGGTGTGCGGAGGCGGAGTGCGCCGGCGCTAAGGTTGCGAAAATGGGATTCTGTGAAGTTGGGAATGGGGTATCGACTCCTCTATCTGGTCAAGCACTTCTTCTTGTGCATATCGTGTGGCTCATTGTGTTGGCTTTCTCG